A single window of Candoia aspera isolate rCanAsp1 chromosome 3, rCanAsp1.hap2, whole genome shotgun sequence DNA harbors:
- the ATPSCKMT gene encoding ATP synthase subunit C lysine N-methyltransferase isoform X2 yields MSKILAEGSATQDVTPLTIANEYSNKRNWGVLLPSIVGGTLVALYSVAIPFIAPALRKHCLPFVPATSKQVENVLIMLKGRNGTLVDIGSGDGRIVIAAAKVGFKAVGYELNPWLVWYSRYHAWREGVHQDVNFYISDLWKMLQLEKKLGDELQPDARVIACRFPFPHWSPNHSFGEGIDTVWAYDSKSFRMKKENDAAIVKGILSS; encoded by the exons ATGTCAAAAATACTTGCTGAAGGCAGCGCAACTCAAGACGTTACACCTTTGACCATTGCCAATGAATACTCTAACAAGAGGAACTGGGGTGTTTTGCTCCCCAGTATAGTTGGTGGGACATTAGTAGCCCTGTATTCCGTGGCCATTCCATTTATTGCTCCAGCACTGAGGAAGCATTGCCTGCCGTTTGTGCCTGCAACTTCAAAGCAGGTTGAAAATGTCCTGATCATGTTGAAAGGCAGAAACGGAACGCTAGTTGACATCGGAAGTGGCGATGGACGCATT GTAATAGCAGCTGCAAAAGTTGGATTTAAAGCTGTGGGTTATGAATTAAATCCTTGGTTAGTATGGTATTCGAGGTACCATGCCTGGAGAGAGGGAGTTCATCAAGATGTCAATTTTTACATTTCAGACTTATGGAAG ATGCTGCAGCTGGAGAAGAAACTTGGAGATGAACTCCAGCCAGATGCCAGGGTCATTGCCTGtcgctttccttttccccattggAGTCCAAATCATAGCTTTGGTGAAGGCATTGACACGGTTTGGGCATATGACTCCAAATCGTttagaatgaaaaaggaaaatgatgcAGCTATTGTCAAGGGTATTCTTTCTAGTTAG
- the ATPSCKMT gene encoding ATP synthase subunit C lysine N-methyltransferase isoform X1, which translates to MSKILAEGSATQDVTPLTIANEYSNKRNWGVLLPSIVGGTLVALYSVAIPFIAPALRKHCLPFVPATSKQVENVLIMLKGRNGTLVDIGSGDGRIVIAAAKVGFKAVGYELNPWLVWYSRYHAWREGVHQDVNFYISDLWKVSFSQYTNVVIFGVPQMMLQLEKKLGDELQPDARVIACRFPFPHWSPNHSFGEGIDTVWAYDSKSFRMKKENDAAIVKGILSS; encoded by the exons ATGTCAAAAATACTTGCTGAAGGCAGCGCAACTCAAGACGTTACACCTTTGACCATTGCCAATGAATACTCTAACAAGAGGAACTGGGGTGTTTTGCTCCCCAGTATAGTTGGTGGGACATTAGTAGCCCTGTATTCCGTGGCCATTCCATTTATTGCTCCAGCACTGAGGAAGCATTGCCTGCCGTTTGTGCCTGCAACTTCAAAGCAGGTTGAAAATGTCCTGATCATGTTGAAAGGCAGAAACGGAACGCTAGTTGACATCGGAAGTGGCGATGGACGCATT GTAATAGCAGCTGCAAAAGTTGGATTTAAAGCTGTGGGTTATGAATTAAATCCTTGGTTAGTATGGTATTCGAGGTACCATGCCTGGAGAGAGGGAGTTCATCAAGATGTCAATTTTTACATTTCAGACTTATGGAAG GTCAGTTTTTCACAGTATACAAATGTTGTTATTTTTGGAGTTCCTCAGATG ATGCTGCAGCTGGAGAAGAAACTTGGAGATGAACTCCAGCCAGATGCCAGGGTCATTGCCTGtcgctttccttttccccattggAGTCCAAATCATAGCTTTGGTGAAGGCATTGACACGGTTTGGGCATATGACTCCAAATCGTttagaatgaaaaaggaaaatgatgcAGCTATTGTCAAGGGTATTCTTTCTAGTTAG